Proteins co-encoded in one Malus sylvestris chromosome 7, drMalSylv7.2, whole genome shotgun sequence genomic window:
- the LOC126628755 gene encoding calmodulin-binding receptor-like cytoplasmic kinase 2, translated as MRRTPSYGRRNPTSDPRSTPDRIPYSPSSPYSQSSTGQKSSSGRSVVSVAARSVAGAFTSCFTPPETKSSVSFGDSEEFKAPSVFSDASRDGSERRRSSSRGIYFNSNNSRHESEPGILKFTMEEINKATKNFSPSFKIGQGGFGTVYKGRLGDGTLVAIKRAKKSVYDKHLGVEFQSEIQMLAQVEHLNLVKFYGYLEHEDEKIVVVEYVPNGTLRQHLECLYGQILDLAARLDVAIDVAHAVTYLHMYTDHPIIHRDIKSSNILLTENFRAKVADFGFARLAADSDSGETHVSTQVKGTAGYLDPEYLRTYQLTEKSDVFSFGVLLVELVTGRRPIEPKREIKERITAKWAMKKFTDGDALSILDPRLEQTAANNVAIEKILELALQCLAPRRQNRPSMRRCAEILWSIRKDYKEVLAPDFRSFSSRSQMST; from the exons atgAGGCGAACCCCATCGTACGGACGCCGGAATCCTACCTCTGACCCGCGGAGCACGCCGGACCGGATCCCCTACTCCCCGAGCTCGCCCTACTCCCAATCCTCAACCGGTCAAAAGTCCAGCTCCGGACGGAGCGTGGTCTCCGTCGCCGCCCGCTCCGTCGCTGGGGCCTTCACCTCGTGCTTCACCCCGCCGGAGACGAAGAGCTCCGTAAGCTTCGGTGATTCTGAAGAGTTCAAAGCTCCCTCCG TATTTTCGGATGCGTCGAGAGATGGGAGCGAGAGAAGGCGCAGTTCAAGTCGAGGCATCTACTTCAACTCAAATAACTCGAGGCACGAAAGTGAGCCCGGGATTCTAAAGTTCACCATGGAAGAAATAAACAAGGCCACAAAGAACTTCTCTCCATCTTTCAAGATCGGACAAGGCGGTTTTGGGACAGTTTATAAGGGGAGACTCGGAGACGGGACCCTTGTTGCAATCAAACGTGCCAAAAAG AGTGTATATGACAAGCATTTGGGAGTGGAGTTCCAAAGCGAGATTCAAATGCTGGCGCAGGTGGAGCATTTGAATTTGGTCAAGTTCTACGGGTATTTGGAGCATGAAGACGAAAAGATTGTTGTTGTCGAGTATGTTCCTAATGGAACCCTCAGACAACATTTGGAAT GTTTGTACGGTCAGATTCTTGACCTTGCGGCACGGCTAGACGTTGCAATTGATGTGGCTCATGCCGTCACCTATCTGCATATGTACACGG ATCATCCGATTATTCATCGAGACATCAAGTCTTCCAACATTCTCCTAACCGAAAACTTCAGGGCCAAGGTAGCTGACTTCGGTTTTGCCAGGCTTGCTGCTGATAGCGATTCAGGTGAAACCCATGTTTCCACTCAAGTTAAAGGAACCGCTGGCTACTTGGACCCCGAGTACCTGAGAACATATCAACTCACGGAGAAGAGTGATGTCTTTTCATTTGGTGTACTACTGGTTGAGCTAGTTACAGGCAGGCGCCCAATTGAGCCTAAACGGGAAATCAAGGAACGAATAACTGCAAAATGG GCTATGAAGAAGTTTACTGATGGAGATGCTCTTTCGATTTTGGACCCGAGGTTAGAACAGACAGCAGCAAATAATGTAGCCATCGAAAAGATCCTTGAACTAGCATTGCAATGCTTGGCTCCACGCAGACAGAACCGGCCTAGCATGAGGAGGTGCGCTGAGATCCTCTGGAGCATCCGTAAGGATTACAAAGAGGTATTAGCTCCAGACTTCCGTTCATTTTCTAGCCGTTCACAGATGAGTACCTGA